Part of the Anopheles coluzzii chromosome 3, AcolN3, whole genome shotgun sequence genome is shown below.
TTAAATATTAATAGGGTCGTTTAAGAGGGCTACAGTTGAGTGCATCGTCAGTTTGTCTTTTGTTAAACAGGTCTACCCTTTCCATGGTGCATCGTAAATCAAGCAACTAAAAGGAAACAATACGCAATGGATATGTGCATTATATAATTAGAAAACGTTTTCCAATTCGATTATACTATTTGGCCATTCCGGTACATATTGCCCCAAATAAAGAAAAAGGGACAAGTAAATCGATATTTGAATCGAAAAAATGataacaaccaaaaacaacaagaaacgcaacaaaaaacaacagataaaaagtgtgtttagtaaaacagcaaaaaaggtgGAGGTTTCCACTTCTTTTTCTCTGTGAACGTTTCTagttctctttctctgtctctctctctgtaccTGCAGGAGCAAAATGACGGTGCCCTCGTCATAGCTGCTGCGACCGCGGGCCAGCAGACAGTCGGCGAACGACGCCCGAAACTCTTGATGCTGGTGGtatagctgctgctgctgttggtgctgctggtacGGCTGATGGCTGGTGTGCTCCAGCTGCTGGCGCCGTTCGACGCTGGCCGCACTGGACGGCAGCGATTCGTCGATGTAAAACTCGCTATTAATAAACTCGCCCTCGTCGCCGGGCGATCGCAACAGTGCCGTACTGCCCGGGCTCGGCTCCATCagggcgagcagcagcagctcctgcGAACTGCTCGAGCGCTCCGATGAGGAGGTGCGGGTTAAAATGCCCCTCCGCAGCCGGCGCCCCCCGTCCAGCGTGCTCGCCGGTACGTACAGCGGGCAGCGACCGTCAAGGCTCGACCCAACAATGCCGGCTGCAGGTGAGGCAGCATTTTCCTCCAGTATGGTAGCCGGATGGTGGTAGCCCGGCAGCAGGGCTGCTGGCTGCTGTTCGGCCAGTTtaccaccaccgctgccgcTCACATcctcaccaccaccgtgcTCAACACTCGCTATTGCAACATTGTCAGCAGAAgcggtagtggtggtagtagtagcgCTTGTCAAAGTGTTAGTAGCATGCATGCAGCTAGCGACAGTGTTAGTAGGGGTAGTAGTGTTTGTCCCAGTGATCGTAGTAACGTTTGGGGGGTATGTGTCGTCGTCATAGCGCACCTCTGTAAGCGTTTCCGCACAAACCGTCTCCACCGGTTCGGTGCAGGTGGCCACACTGCACGTCTCTACCACCGTCGCCGCCGGTGCTTCCTCCTGCGTCGAGCGGCCACCGACGGGACTCTGATTTTGAACCTTCTCGTAATCCTCGGTATCGGTTTCCGATTCTGCTCCGACCCTGCACGATAAAACAAGTGAATTTTAGTGAAAATTGTACCCAAAAGAGACTGAAATTACACACTGCCGGCGACGTACTTATCACTCTCTTTCCCGCCCGACTGCTGTTCCGCCGCATTGTCACTGCTGGACGTGGCGCCGTCTTTGCTGCGTACCGAGGCATCGTCCTTTCCGGTGCCACTGCCGTCatcttgctgctgcagctgctgctgctctaccGATCgagtttgaaaaaaatctaTCACAGAAGCTATGTTCGGTAGCGGAATTTTCTCCGTCAGTTCGGGCAGATAGCGGGACAGCTCCTCCAGATCTGCCAATGGGAAGAAACAGAACCGAAAAAATGATCGTAAACATAATTTATAATGCAAATTGGAGCGCATTCGCACTGGACCGTACCCTGCTTGTCCAGCGCTGGTAGACTAGAATCGAACACCGATGGTGCCTGGATGGCGTAGGACGGTGGCATATCGGTCATGCCCGGAAACAGCGAGCTCAGGAAGTGCCCTTCGAAGATGGAGGTAAAGTCCTGCCGCCTTGCAACCTCCTCGTTGTGTATCGCCATCAGCCGGCATGCCAAATCGGAAGCCCACTgtgaaaaaagggggaaataaATTGCGATAATTCACAGAAAATATCATTCCCCTCTGTAGGGGTTTCCTGGAGTCCTATTAGCTGTGGGACGCTTTATTGGGTCTTTCTTAAACGAAATGAACATAATGTAATGGGAAatggactctatagcatcctTATTCGATCTATAGCATCCTTATTCGACAAATCAGATAGGATCACTTCCCATTAGAAAAAATCAAGCAAgagtcccacaactatgagaacccctggaaaaccctgtaaacccTTACTTACCCTTAAGAACGCGCTAGAGAACATACGCCGACGGACCACCTCGGTTACGGCGCTCACGTAGATGCACGGCACCATATGGATCTGCTCGATGATGCTCAGATGCTTCTGCAGACGCTGCAGCGACGTGTGGTACAGCTGCAGCGTACTGTCCAGCTCGTGCACCCTCGTCTCCACGTTCATAATATACCTATGCGCGTAGGTAGTAAAGCACCAATTCAAAATACTTGCCACTTTGTAACCATTGCTCCCATGTGCACCCTACTACTCACTTGATCCTTTTCGTTAGATTTAGGCCGAGCTCCTCCTTCGCCACCGTACAGCGGCGCTTGTATTCGAGCAGATCGGCATGATTCTTCTTCATGAGCTGCAGCGTGTTCTGGTGCGACACGCACAGCTGGGGAAGCACCGACGCGTCGTTGATTTTGCTCGCCGACTGCTGGTTCTTCGCGATACCCTCCGCCAGCCCGTTCTGGTCGCTGAGCTGCTTTTTCGCCTTCGCCAGCAGCTCGTCCAGCCCGCGCAATCGTTCCTCCAATCCCTTCACTACCTTAATATCAACCTGCAATGAACAATAAACATTGCAAGACAATTCTTCCACGcaaacccaaaacacacacacacaaaacagacgATCACACTCACATTTTGCGACGCTTTCACCGCTTTCTCGATGCGATCGTTCAGGTTGACCAGCAGGTTGCGGTTGAACTTTTCGATGTTGATGCGACACTCCTCGGCCATGCGCTTCAGCGTCAGCTGACCCTCCATCGCCGAGATCCAGTCGAGCAGCGAGATGCCTTTCGCCCGTTCGCCCTCCGTCAGTGCGAcctcaccaccaccgtccTCCACCGTTGCCAGCTCTGTACCGCTGCCAGTGGCTTCCCCTTTTTGCCCCTCCTCCGTCACTGTGTCGCCGTCCGGGTTTCCCTCGATGCCTGGCGGCGGCCCGCCAGCGCTCGTCGATAAGATCACACCTcccgaaccaccaccaccaccactaccgccCGCTGCAGAGGAGGACTGCTGGTCGGTGTTGCTGCCCGCTCTGCTCGGGTTAAACACCTCGTCGAACACACCGTACGGGCGCGATTCGGCATTTTCCATCAGCGACGAAAGGATTGGAATGTCTGCCAGCTGCTGTAGGCTTTTGTCAAAACTgcaacgaaaagaaaaggaatcgGCGTCATCATTTCAACACTGTCACTGTCGTGTAGTAGTTTCAGTAAACGCTCACCTGTGCAAAATATCCATCTGCTCCTCGTACATCCGCAGCTGCTCCTCGTAGTAGCGGTTGAAGTATTCGCACCGCTCCTGGAACTCCTTGATCGTGTCCTCCATGTTGGCGACCACCGCCGCCCAgccctgctgctgcaggtgcTGCTCGTGGATGAGCGATTCGCACCGCCGCAGCTCCTCCCGCCCCATCTCGTAGATCCGCTGGGCGAGCTGGGCCCGGGCCGCCATCCCCGCGAACGTCACTGGAAGCTCCAGACTTTTTCGCACCAAACCGTCCAGATCAACctcagctgtgtgtgtgagagagagacagaaaataGTTTAAGAATTTTCAATTCAACTCACAACGATCGCGCACTGCTCGCGGGGTATGCTTACTCTCTTTAATCGGTCCAGGCGACAGCAGCGGTGACTCGCCGACGGTTTTGCAGAACATGTAAATCGGGTTCGTGTCGGTACCGGTGGCGTAGTGGCAGGCGCGACTTTCGTCCTCCAGCAGCTCGCCACCGCTCACCAGCAGCACGATGCTCCTGGCCGGTATCGCATGGTTCCGCTCGATCAGCTCCTTCAACCGCCGGATGCTGCAAAAGGGATGCAGAGGAGTCAAATGTCAGTGTCAACCGAAGTTTCTCATCCGTGCCTGCCGCCATGCCCCTGCACTACTTACTCCTCAAACATGCACTCCATCTTAAAGGTCAGCATGCGACCTTGATCCACGTGAAATACGAACATCATGGTGCCGGGTTTGCCGATGCAATCCACCCGCAACCCTATTGCAACAATCGTCCCGCCGCCTGCTCACCGGTCAACCGCCGGCCGCACCCCTCCGACAGCCTCGCCACCGGTTGCCGCTCCTGTCTCCACGCGCGTTTCACCACGCCTGCCAGCGGTGCCCGTGCCAAGCCGCACCACCGCATTCGTTTCCTCGAGCTTGGCCAACGCGTTTTGCGATATGTAATCCGGTCGATCCTTTTAGCTTAGCATTCCCGCTTTGCCAGCAACAAGGCTCACACCGAAACACAAAGCCTCAAAGCGCGCTCGTAGTGTATTGTCCTGGTGGTTCGTTCCTACCGCTATGCCGCGTGTGAGATAGACCCGCCGTTTGCTTCACAGCTTCAGTGCACggcgcacacaacacacgacgCAGCCAACCGGGGGAGGGTGACGACAATCGAACGGTGCGGCGCCACTAGGCGCATCACTCTCTCGCGGTGCGGATCACAGTTTCACGTGCTTTGGTCGTTGCGCTCCAAATTCGCTAACCTTTGGGCGGCCTCACTCACTGCTATTTAttgccccacacacacacacacacactacactcGATCGATTCGCGCTGTTTTTGATTTGCTGCAGCAAAACGGCGTatttgcgctgctgctgtactgctgctgctggtgctgctcttCGTCTGGTATGTCTCTCTGGtgtgttctgctgctgctactgtctctctctctctctctctctatccgcTACACTGTTGCCGCCTACCGGTCTGCGCTGCTCCACTGCGCATATTATCGGAGCATATGTCTAGggtttgttggtggtggcgcCGCGCCTGCAACCAACAACCAGCCCTTTGACGCTGCTGCGTCGTTGTGCACACGAGTAGTGATGATCGCGCGCGCGATTGCGAtctaatgttttatttttcacttctgCCTTTCACCCACCCCCTCCGTTCTAtcgttggttgttgttgtgggtgGGAGGTGGATGGTGGTAGTGGATGATGCCGATCGCTGTCCGCGTGCTTAGTGGGTGCTTCGTGTTACACCGTGCTGACTTTTGCTCACTTTGTgtccttctctctttctcacacacacacactctcttgcTGTATGTGCTGTCTCTAgtggtgttgttgtggtgctgaaagtaaacaaaaaacaagcgaTTAGACAAAATGTTGCGAAAAAGCCGTTAAAGCGTGGCAAAAAATGCTACACATTCGCATTGAAAACGCAAAACATATTCACGAGGAGAACGGGACGATGATTTTGGCCACGGCGTGTGGGGAGATGCTCGTGGCCCGTGGAAAGCATTAGTGGGAGGAATGTTGTGGCATACACAGATAGAGTTGAGTTCGGTTCATTGCACCGGCCCTGTGTTTCACTGGTGTAATAGGGTGGCATGCAATCTGCCTTcgtgaaacaaaaccaaccagcCAACACGCTCCACAATCGATGCAAAAGTGCATTGTTTAATTAATGGCTACTTCCAACACAGCCATACAAACACACCTCCTCCACCCTTTTAAACTCAATTCCGTTTATGCAGCGCCACATCTTGCGCCACAAATCAAGCCACGCCGCGATAATCGTTGGCAAGAGTGACTTCTATTAAGCAAGCGGCGCGTGCACTCTTCCTAATACACACCCCATGGTCCGTCCGCTGGCTGCCTGATAACGCCCCGTAACGGCAACTTCGGGATACACTCCAACCGATAATGAACCACGCTCCCGATTCGACCTACAAAACACGGCACGGGGATGCACAGGACCCGGTGTGTTTGCCGGCTTAGCCGAGGTGAGAAATTACGTCTTAAAGCAAAGGGTGCCGATGATGCGGTGTGCGTCACATCAATTCATCGGCCCACCACCCTCTATCGCGCGATACCCAccaaaatggcaaaaacaaCTGTCATCACACACGGTGAGTGTGTGGGAAATCCTACCGAC
Proteins encoded:
- the LOC120959901 gene encoding RB1-inducible coiled-coil protein 1 isoform X4: MMFVFHVDQGRMLTFKMECMFEDIRRLKELIERNHAIPARSIVLLVSGGELLEDESRACHYATGTDTNPIYMFCKTVGESPLLSPGPIKETEVDLDGLVRKSLELPVTFAGMAARAQLAQRIYEMGREELRRCESLIHEQHLQQQGWAAVVANMEDTIKEFQERCEYFNRYYEEQLRMYEEQMDILHSFDKSLQQLADIPILSSLMENAESRPYGVFDEVFNPSRAGSNTDQQSSSAAGGSGGGGGSGGVILSTSAGGPPPGIEGNPDGDTVTEEGQKGEATGSGTELATVEDGGGEVALTEGERAKGISLLDWISAMEGQLTLKRMAEECRINIEKFNRNLLVNLNDRIEKAVKASQNVDIKVVKGLEERLRGLDELLAKAKKQLSDQNGLAEGIAKNQQSASKINDASVLPQLCVSHQNTLQLMKKNHADLLEYKRRCTVAKEELGLNLTKRIKYIMNVETRVHELDSTLQLYHTSLQRLQKHLSIIEQIHMVPCIYVSAVTEVVRRRMFSSAFLRWASDLACRLMAIHNEEVARRQDFTSIFEGHFLSSLFPGMTDMPPSYAIQAPSVFDSSLPALDKQDLEELSRYLPELTEKIPLPNIASVIDFFQTRSVEQQQLQQQDDGSGTGKDDASVRSKDGATSSSDNAAEQQSGGKESDKVGAESETDTEDYEKVQNQSPVGGRSTQEEAPAATVVETCSVATCTEPVETVCAETLTEDNLGTTRLEVERLKGLLSSVYQLSQDSIMMLRDQLARVRAEADSNRTQFQSELGAMNRAWNDIQQLARNRERETIQQLTVDHELEMNDLRKSIHHKDDEIQSLRSDNSTMKASHIETVSSYEQEKRELSDQIAQMREVIRRLEEQLASAEVDRRKAIQEAIEQLEHKHRTEMESLRCRFKLMATSMDRSPSDTSLEKIEKPDMIDIGTHEQLLAQVRLDLQREKEQAIKAAVEEERQRWEANAIGGGGSSIVGSAGSAGNHRLHRSYGAAGSPGTGSQDVYKRILDEKDRQLEELREKEAQLMREVMRMRETIQSLTDPELSPLNDHSCREQMEALETDRQQLADRLDKLHDNLRTLEEEKNALACEVRKHRMDTAQLLTCSDGDTVTYVWNPKNSQYNIVQSGEFTYYLHESSYQALGLQPTVRGEQPDTLFGFGTVIHKEFCHARRDDNRYGVPQGACFYRVKLKPVNVSKKKKGRPSSSRGSGLSAEMAPAPQQPPTAVVTIEMQSSSRSGGGGGTLPITTSATAGQLIDSFAQTDHPTPSSTTTSSTTGGMADGSKSPTAASRDMIDSGVVEQQRSSYRERNISITDEEDGVVGSFGIGSTGSIDRIRYQSVCEEDDPADGDDDDDGDLADSAGGGGGSSATDR
- the LOC120959901 gene encoding RB1-inducible coiled-coil protein 1 isoform X2, which encodes MMFVFHVDQGRMLTFKMECMFEDIRRLKELIERNHAIPARSIVLLVSGGELLEDESRACHYATGTDTNPIYMFCKTVGESPLLSPGPIKETEVDLDGLVRKSLELPVTFAGMAARAQLAQRIYEMGREELRRCESLIHEQHLQQQGWAAVVANMEDTIKEFQERCEYFNRYYEEQLRMYEEQMDILHSFDKSLQQLADIPILSSLMENAESRPYGVFDEVFNPSRAGSNTDQQSSSAAGGSGGGGGSGGVILSTSAGGPPPGIEGNPDGDTVTEEGQKGEATGSGTELATVEDGGGEVALTEGERAKGISLLDWISAMEGQLTLKRMAEECRINIEKFNRNLLVNLNDRIEKAVKASQNVDIKVVKGLEERLRGLDELLAKAKKQLSDQNGLAEGIAKNQQSASKINDASVLPQLCVSHQNTLQLMKKNHADLLEYKRRCTVAKEELGLNLTKRIKYIMNVETRVHELDSTLQLYHTSLQRLQKHLSIIEQIHMVPCIYVSAVTEVVRRRMFSSAFLRWASDLACRLMAIHNEEVARRQDFTSIFEGHFLSSLFPGMTDMPPSYAIQAPSVFDSSLPALDKQDLEELSRYLPELTEKIPLPNIASVIDFFQTRSVEQQQLQQQDDGSGTGKDDASVRSKDGATSSSDNAAEQQSGGKESDKVGAESETDTEDYEKVQNQSPVGGRSTQEEAPAATVVETCSVATCTEPVETVCAETLTEDNLGTTRLEVERLKGLLSSVYQLSQDSIMMLRDQLARVRAEADSNRTQFQSELGAMNRAWNDIQQLARNRERETIQQLTVDHELEMNDLRKSIHHKDDEIQSLRSDNSTMKASHIETVSSYEQEKRELSDQIAQMREVIRRLEEQLASAEVDRRKAIQEAIEQLEHKHRTEMESLRCRFKLMATSMDRSPSDTSLEKIEKPDMIDIGTHEQLLAQVRLDLQREKEQAIKAAVEEERQRWEANAIGGGGSSIVGSAGSAGNHRLHRSYGAAGSPGTGSQDVYKRILDEKDRQLEELREKEAQLMREVMRMRETIQSLTDPELSPLNDHSCREQMEALETDRQQLADRLDKLHDNLRTLEEEKNALACEVRKHRMDTAQLLTCSDGDTVTYVWNPKNSQYNIVQSGEFTYYLHESSYQALGLQPTVRGEQPDTLFGFGTVIHKEFCHARRDDNRYGVPQGACFYRVKLKPVNVSKKKKGRPSSSRGSGLSAEMAPAPQQPPTAVVTIEMQSSSRSGGGGGTLPITTSATAGQLIDSFAQTDHPTPSSTTTSSTTGGMADGSKSPTAASRDMIDSGVVEQQRSSYRERNISITDEEDGVVGSFGIGSTGSIDRIRYQSVCEEDDPADGDDDDDGDLADSAGGGGGSSATQSQRHHHDHLRSSPSPDAS
- the LOC120959901 gene encoding RB1-inducible coiled-coil protein 1 isoform X3, with translation MMFVFHVDQGRMLTFKMECMFEDIRRLKELIERNHAIPARSIVLLVSGGELLEDESRACHYATGTDTNPIYMFCKTVGESPLLSPGPIKETEVDLDGLVRKSLELPVTFAGMAARAQLAQRIYEMGREELRRCESLIHEQHLQQQGWAAVVANMEDTIKEFQERCEYFNRYYEEQLRMYEEQMDILHSFDKSLQQLADIPILSSLMENAESRPYGVFDEVFNPSRAGSNTDQQSSSAAGGSGGGGGSGGVILSTSAGGPPPGIEGNPDGDTVTEEGQKGEATGSGTELATVEDGGGEVALTEGERAKGISLLDWISAMEGQLTLKRMAEECRINIEKFNRNLLVNLNDRIEKAVKASQNVDIKVVKGLEERLRGLDELLAKAKKQLSDQNGLAEGIAKNQQSASKINDASVLPQLCVSHQNTLQLMKKNHADLLEYKRRCTVAKEELGLNLTKRIKYIMNVETRVHELDSTLQLYHTSLQRLQKHLSIIEQIHMVPCIYVSAVTEVVRRRMFSSAFLRWASDLACRLMAIHNEEVARRQDFTSIFEGHFLSSLFPGMTDMPPSYAIQAPSVFDSSLPALDKQDLEELSRYLPELTEKIPLPNIASVIDFFQTRSVEQQQLQQQDDGSGTGKDDASVRSKDGATSSSDNAAEQQSGGKESDKVGAESETDTEDYEKVQNQSPVGGRSTQEEAPAATVVETCSVATCTEPVETVCAETLTEDNLGTTRLEVERLKGLLSSVYQLSQDSIMMLRDQLARVRAEADSNRTQFQSELGAMNRAWNDIQQLARNRERETIQQLTVDHELEMNDLRKSIHHKDDEIQSLRSDNSTMKASHIETVSSYEQEKRELSDQIAQMREVIRRLEEQLASAEVDRRKAIQEAIEQLEHKHRTEMESLRCRFKLMATSMDRSPSDTSLEKIEKPDMIDIGTHEQLLAQVRLDLQREKEQAIKAAVEEERQRWEANAIGGGGSSIVGSAGSAGNHRLHRSYGAAGSPGTGSQDVYKRILDEKDRQLEELREKEAQLMREVMRMRETIQSLTDPELSPLNDHSCREQMEALETDRQQLADRLDKLHDNLRTLEEEKNALACEVRKHRMDTAQLLTCSDGDTVTYVWNPKNSQYNIVQSGEFTYYLHESSYQALGLQPTVRGEQPDTLFGFGTVIHKEFCHARRDDNRYGVPQGACFYRVKLKPVNVSKKKKGRPSSSRGSGLSAEMAPAPQQPPTAVVTIEMQSSSRSGGGGGTLPITTSATAGQLIDSFAQTDHPTPSSTTTSSTTGGMADGSKSPTAASRDMIDSGVVEQQRSSYRERNISITDEEDGVVGSFGIGSTGSIDRIRYQSVCEEDDPADGDDDDDGDLADSAGGGGGSSATLMLLKAFLLLNGDEQ